From the Flavimarina sp. Hel_I_48 genome, one window contains:
- a CDS encoding type II toxin-antitoxin system RelE/ParE family toxin: protein MVKVVWRKGALIHLNEHYNYIKKTSSESAINVRDSIFEMVEALAENPEIYPLDMYRSNNNGDIRAFEKYSLRVAYQVTEQEIRIIRVRHTKREPLKY, encoded by the coding sequence ATGGTAAAAGTGGTCTGGCGAAAAGGAGCTTTAATTCATTTGAATGAACATTACAATTATATCAAAAAAACTTCGTCAGAGTCTGCAATAAATGTGCGTGATTCTATTTTTGAAATGGTTGAGGCACTTGCAGAAAACCCTGAAATTTATCCGCTGGATATGTATCGCAGTAACAATAATGGAGATATCAGGGCTTTTGAAAAGTATAGCTTAAGGGTTGCCTATCAAGTTACGGAACAAGAAATCAGAATTATACGCGTACGCCATACAAAAAGGGAGCCCCTAAAGTATTAA
- a CDS encoding NAD(P)H-dependent glycerol-3-phosphate dehydrogenase, which translates to MAIKFGVIGGGSWATAIVKMLCENLDEVGWYMRNTYAIEHLKKEKHNPNYLSAVEFDMVKLKLSNDIDEIVNYADYLIFAVPSAFVSKELEKLTASLKDKVVFSAIKGIVPESGKIVGQHFHDKYDIPFENIGVLSGPCHAEEVALERLSYLTLACTSEEHASVVASHVSSDYIKTSLSDDTIGVEYAAMLKNIYAIAAGIAHGLGYGDNFQSVLMSNAIREMKKFIKKVHKMKRNINDSAYLGDLLVTGYSVFSRNRMFGNMIGKGYTVRSAQLEMSMVAEGYYAAESAFKLNQDLGAKTPIIDAIYEILYKGKEPKKVFLKLTDKLD; encoded by the coding sequence ATGGCAATTAAATTTGGTGTAATAGGAGGTGGGAGCTGGGCAACGGCAATTGTAAAAATGCTTTGTGAAAACCTGGATGAAGTAGGCTGGTATATGCGTAACACCTATGCGATAGAACATCTTAAAAAGGAAAAACACAACCCAAATTATCTTAGTGCGGTAGAATTTGACATGGTCAAACTTAAGCTGAGCAATGATATTGATGAGATTGTAAATTATGCAGATTATCTCATTTTTGCCGTTCCATCCGCTTTTGTGAGCAAAGAACTGGAAAAGCTTACCGCTTCATTGAAAGACAAAGTGGTTTTTTCTGCCATTAAAGGAATCGTTCCCGAAAGCGGAAAAATCGTAGGCCAGCATTTTCATGATAAATACGATATTCCGTTTGAAAATATAGGGGTGCTCAGTGGTCCCTGCCATGCGGAAGAAGTTGCACTGGAGCGTCTTTCTTATCTTACCCTTGCCTGCACCAGCGAAGAACATGCAAGTGTGGTGGCGAGTCATGTTAGCAGCGATTATATCAAAACCAGCCTGAGCGATGATACCATAGGCGTAGAATATGCCGCAATGCTGAAAAATATTTATGCCATTGCCGCAGGGATTGCCCATGGTCTCGGTTATGGCGATAATTTTCAAAGTGTGTTGATGAGCAACGCGATACGGGAGATGAAAAAATTCATCAAAAAAGTCCATAAAATGAAGCGGAATATCAATGATTCTGCCTATTTAGGGGATTTATTGGTTACCGGTTATTCTGTTTTTAGCCGAAACAGAATGTTTGGTAATATGATTGGGAAAGGATATACCGTACGTAGCGCCCAACTAGAAATGAGCATGGTTGCCGAAGGATATTATGCCGCCGAAAGTGCCTTTAAACTCAATCAGGATTTAGGTGCAAAAACTCCTATTATTGATGCGATTTATGAGATTTTATATAAAGGAAAAGAACCGAAAAAGGTGTTTTTAAAGCTAACGGATAAGCTGGATTAG